The nucleotide window TAAGTTGAGAAAGTTACAATTAAGTGAGATAGAAGAGATTCGAGATGAGGCGTACGAATGTGCATCGGCTTATAAGGATAAGCTAAAGAAAGTGCATGATGCGAAGTTGCGCAAGAAAACGTTCGAGGTGGGTCAGAAGGTTTGGTTGTACAACTCACGATTGAAAATGTTTGCGGgcaagcttaaaagcaaatggatgggtccgtatGTTATTCGAAGAGTTGGGCGATTTGGTGATGTGGACATCCAAGATGAGCAAAcgttgaaacaacaaacggtgaacggtcaccgcttGAAGCCGTACTTGGAAGGAAATGACATCAataacttggagcttgacaaagcgggctacatcttacGCCCGGTCGAGGAGGAACAACCATAAAAGGCCCAGGTTTGgtggtagtgtacatagtagttttgttttgttttgtttgtataGTTGCACAATTGCCTTAGTTCCTCGAAGtccgtgttcgaaacaagtgtggggatattcgggttgcgaattgctcttacattgtgttgaggacaacacgggatttttgagggggtagggtaatttttacaagtttttaaaaaaattaaaaaaaaaaacataaaaaaatcgaaaaacttaaaaatctaaaaaatttatCACATAAATCTCAATTTTTGTCAAAAGGTGAATGCCCAGCgagcaccgtaaattacggttttaccgtaatttacggtggatgtTCAAAAAATATGGATTTTACGGTGTAACTCTACTGAGTTACggtgaaagaatttggatccagtgaataccgtaaattacggtattaccgtaatttacggtgatctGTTTGGGGCATTACGGTGGAAATAGTCTGAATTACGGTGCAAATTTTGATGTTCagtctcaccgtaatttacggtgagaccgtaaattacggtacgcgCAAAACTTGTATCCGTCGGTTGAGTTCCGCTTCgacataaaaaaaaaacacaattaaATCGAAAACAAACAAGCCTGGTCACGTGATTAATCCCTATCCACCCATTCATTCTTCACTTTTCCACCGTCTTCTTCTTCTCCAAAAACCCACAACCTCCATTGTTCTTCCACCTTCTTTCTCTCATAAAACCTTCAATTCCTGTCCAAATCAAGTGGAATTTTGGTCTAAAttgactaatttttcacaagCTTTGTGATTGTGAGTAGAGATTTCAGAGAAAACACAATTTTGGGGTCGAAATTTGAAACCCTAATTCGAGataatttgggggttttgggatttttagTTTCACAAGCATCCTTCCATCTTGAAACAAGGTATGAACACTTACTTTGCTATATTATGGTAGTACATTGTGAAAAACAAGGTGATTTAGGTTATGTGTTCTTGCCCACTTGCTTGTTGTTAGGATGTGAGTATGGAATTGTTTATTGAACATGGTtgatggttgtagatgtaggaattgttgttaaagtagtgaacttttgggatgctctacattgtagagacaccatgcccaatttttgaaaaGTTCTTGATACACttttggttcactaacatctacaatcatggcaacaagcaagtgtggggatgatttTTTGAAGAGAGTGTTTaatttttgtgtttgtttttgttgttCCCTCATGTGTGTAGGAAATGGCAAAGACAAAGGAAAAAGCGGGTTCAAGTTCATCTTCATCAAAAGGCAAGGGCAAGGAAAAGGAACAGCCATCAAAGAAGAGGCAATATATGGGTAGGATAAGCGAGAGCGAAagcgaagaagaagaagagatggAGTTAGACCCAAGTGATAAACCGGTGTGGAATTCGGGGTCGTTGGATGACCAACCCGAAATCTGGCAGCCAACCCTTTATAATGACTGCATGAACAAGTTAAAAAATAAAGCAGCCGCGTTTATCTGTGAAAAAGAGGTTGATGAACCCCAGTTTGGCCAGTTCGGGGTGTTTGATAAGTTCCGTGCTTTGGGTTGGGAAGGAGCACTCAAGTGTTTTGATAAAGATAAGAGCAATCTGTTTATGACTGAGATTCAGGAGTGGATGGCAACACTTAAATGTCACAACTTCCACAGGCCATCACAAATGAAGTTGATTGGGATGGTACACGGGGTACCAGTTGAAATGTCATTCGATACGTTGAAGAAGCTGGGAAAATATGATAGTCTTCCGGCTAGGGAGTACATGATTCCCACGCTTGATGATTTATTGCTCAAACCAGAGAAGCACGTGACATGGAACAACATGTTAGCGGATTTGTTTTTGCCCGGTAGGTACGGTGGCGTGTTATACCGAAAAAATCTGAAGATAGAAGCCAAGCTATTGCATACGATCTGTTTGCTTAATGTCATCCCAAGAAGAGGGGATAAAGAACAGGTGAGGTTTCCAGAGATACCTGTTCTGTATTCATTGATGCATGGATCCCCACGCTTTCCAATACGCTACCTGATTATGCACCATTTGTGGATATGCCGGAACAAATACGGGAGAGACATTGTCCCGTACTGTCGCATCATAACGGGTTTAATGAAACAGCAGAAGGCACTCACATCTGAAGACCGGGGTTTAACGAAAAGGCACCAGCCTTTTACTTTGGATAGGTTGGGAAACGTTTGGACATATACTCAGTCTGAACGTTATCACAAGCTGAAATCGGAGGGTCAACGGTGGAGGGCATTGAAATTGGGTGCAAGGGAGTTGTTACCGGGAGAACCGGATGAACCTGAAAGCGATGAAGAGTTGATTCCGAGTGGGGATGATGATTACGCAGACGAGCCACAGGGTGGTGCAAATGTTGGTTTTGGGGTTTTTCATGGTGGTCATGGTGGTACGTTCTACGACTACGCGCAGCAACCGTATGAGCCGGGGTGGGCTTATAGTGGTTCAATGCAGGAGGTGATCGAGAGCCAACGCCCACCGGCGGCCATTTTTGATACTTGGTCGGGTTCGGAGAGGTCGTTATTTGATCAAGGCACGCGGAATAGCGCTAGTATTGAGCGGGCGCTTAAACATAGCTTCGATCGCAATGAGTCATGGAACCGTACCCACGCATACTCTCGAGAGGTGGATGCTAATAACAGATATCATGATGATCAAATGAGGCGGatgcatgcggattggcatgccggaaggccggtggttgaagatccacaacatgtggactaTGCTTCATTGCCGCCTTATGATGGTAGCATTTCTTATCCGACTCCACCACTCCACCATTCCCAGTGGCTTGATCCAAGGCGGTAAGAGGGACCACAACAACAAGAGGGAAGCAGTAGCGGCGCATTCGGGTTTGGAGAGTGGAATGATATGATGTCATCCATCTTTGGGCCTCCGGGACCACGCTACTATTGATCAGGTGGTATTCTCTcttttgtatagtttgtatatatttgttggttTATGTTGATTATGGTTGGGAGGATGGGTGGTGATTGATCATGTGGTTGATTATTGGGTTGGCGATGGTTGGTGGTGTtgtgtttaaaatgaaaaacataaaaaaaatataaaatgaaaaaatacaaaaagaaatttggggtttgagatgaGAAGCTTTTTGGTGGATGTTGATTGagttagtgatcaaagcctcccaaagccatacattggggtcaatgtatcccaagtgtggggatggggggaaatttttgTAAGAAATTTTTGtaagatttttgaaaaattttaagccGAGCAAAACAATGTGAAATCTTGTCGCCCTAATTTACCCCAAGttaatgcaccggcaacccttattacccttttcattcttggtgagagttgtagccacacGTGTATATAAAtaatctttgatgagagtggctacgggtgggggtgcgttagaacttgtgcttgaatgcgatttgaatccttagttagacatgaatgtagaaaggataagggcattaggtagcctcgtcgttggtgtgagcgagtgtgggatttggggggttggacctcataagttatatatatgagcatggtagtgagaggggcgggggtttggtcatttagttgcccaattttgtgcctaaagcctatcatttgtttcccctagctacttacttgaaaatttacccaaatttgacccggtcttatagcgTTAGTGATAGGATTAGTAGTCTTGTGAGTGAAGTAGTTTTGTTTAATGTGATAATGTTTcttgaaaaaaaaagagaaaagcaatgcttgaaaaaaaaaagaaaaaaaaagagaaaaaaaaagaaaaaaaaaggggggcttaattgtcttgtatatagtagtgcgcatttgttagttggtttttggtatttgtaataaaaagaccgggttgAATTTTCGCtactcatatatattccatttcctacctatacacctagccacgttacaacctttaaGTCcttttgatttgcattcatgtttgacccattaTAGGAGAATGATTGATtcaggtacaagcttatgattgtgcatccacccgtttgcctagtgtgtgtctagcttatcgttgctagttttcacttgtagccgagaggagagaatttGTGAGGGGTGTATtgcttgggtgttaaaaaggggtcGGTAAAGAGATTGcatgttttgtttggtttgatttgatcacttgttttgaaacCATGTTGATgtgttgcttgggacaagcaacggttaagtgtggggatgtgacgggtggtcctttggacaacccttaagcatgttaaaatATGAAATAATCCTCCAATTAGCCGTGTagttatcttgaattagataactacgatgcttatgtttcaggtacgaATTATGAGCTAAAAGATGGATCAAAGGCAGCTTTTGGAGGCTTTGGTGGAAAACGGGTCAAGAGGAGAACAAAAGAACAACAAGGAAGTGAAGGCAGCcgagtaccgtaaattacggttctaccgtaatttacggtagactatTTTTTCACTTCAGCTTCCACCGTAACACAGGAGATTGGAGCCGTAACAAAATGttgaccaccgtaaattacggtggagctgtaatttacggtggagcctgcaCGGAAAATATGTAACTGCCATATTATAATCGGTTTTTGGGTGTCTTTTGGTATTatctcatcattgacggttcttgGACACTTGGGGGAGCGAATTTGGAGCACGGGCTTGCTTTGTGAACATTTCcaatcattcggtttgtgtttttaatttgtatgaacattagattgatgttgatgatgattcaccgagccatgtccggctaaactctccggtgatcatcctaggtgaatgtttctaagacttttgtgtgtttaatttctgcatttctagaatgatatcttgcactgcttgaatgtcatggtgtatgtttggtTGTTTGTAGCGTGTTAATCCATATTACAAtctctagtcttaatcgtacgttcttggtgccgctggcaaccgagatatcacgggaagggttagggttggatattggttaatagatcatcgggaaacaacctcgcgttatttaatccgagtactttgttcccttttatcacttcaatcacatatacacgagttatgtctatgtaactctttctagtgaaattgcacacaattgtttaaagaaactgaaacctagggtgatcattattctctcctaattgtttacaaccaactttgatttgaattagttcttaatttagttttctaaaacaacaatctacaatcttgaattttaattttctgcaatttagtttaactttagtttaaatacaaagctatacaatcaacacaatttccacatactccctgagttcgataccctactaccgctaactacaattgtttagggattaaatttgcgtgacccacgacatcacgtcataccccttgctgcttatccagttgttgatatgcccctcgaTGTTGTTTCTGACGACgacgtcgatctgtttgaggaggacccacctGAGGCTGACCATGAGGGTGAGGCCCCTATTGCTGCTGATGTTATCCTACCCATTGCTGATGCTCCTGCAAAGGAGGCTCCTGTTCATTcgcctgtcccagactcatttgagtctgTGGCGTCTGCATCTTTGCACACTCAGGGAGTGCAGCATCACTCTCACGATGCCGACCCTGACATGGCGTCATCAGTTGCACCTGCTCCCGCACAtgactttgagtttgatcacgatgttgatgatgacctagatcctgtctttccccctggttttgatcctgaccaggatattgaGTTCATTCACTTAGATCAGCCCCTAGAGGAGCCTGTAGCCCCTGTCAATCCTTTGTTTGATGATCCAGTTGATTTTGATATGGAGTTCGTTGATCCGGAGCCTGCTGCGGCCCCTGAGCTAGTCATTGCTCCTGAccctgcattagagcatgaccctgttcatgacgATGCACCCGTTGTTGCTCCTTTGGTTGATGATATACCTATTGCCGATCATCCTGTTACTGCTCCACCGTTGGTGGATGATCATATTGATGACGCTCCTGTTGATGCTCCGCTCTTGATGGAGGATCCTGTTATTGCACCACTTCCTGATCCCGTGCCGGTGCtgttcgaccgtgcacctttCGCTACCCATATAGATCCACGTTACGCCGACACCTGTAACGGGTGGATAGATGATGACGACGATTACTCACCATTCGTGTTACCGGTTACACCTCCAGCAACCCCTGTTTTAGCACCCGTTTCAGCACCCATTTCAGCACCCATTGATATCCCACTGATTCCCCCACACACTACAGATGCTCATCGCACAGATCTTCCTGTTACGTTTCttcaggacataccgccaccgcgtcctggagaggggtcatctaGGCAGCCGCCTATTCCTGTTGCACCCATGCTGTCATCCCCTTTTCCGTTCACGTCACAGTTTCCCACTGTTGCACCACCCACTGCACCGTCCTTCACTTCGTCGATTGAGCCATTtctatggactacgccccctatcatgccactgtctgatccgtatcacccataccATGTTGGGTACTCCACGGAGGACATCCTTACTTCTCTGATGATACAGCAAGAGGCACTGACCCGTCGTAtacaggagttggagagagctcagcgaccaccTTGCCGTTATCAGACCCCGTTTTCAGCATCACACCCTCCGCGTCCACTTTCACCCGACTCAGATGTTCGCTTCATGACCTCTGAGCTGCAGATAGCATATTTTTTGCGCGTCTGTCGCGCTTTAGAGCAGGATTGGTTACATATGCGTCGCTTGCATTACTCccattttcctcctcctcctcctccgccatcagcataggcattttgattcgacgcaggtagacttttggcgagaggaccgcgattgtgcagactatacagctttttggagaccgcattttgatcttatgacttttgatgttttgtattTTGGTTGTTGTTGTCACTGAGTAGATAGTTTGGACTaaggcgatgtggcccttagtcactgaTGATGTATGATACAACTATGAACTTGTAAACCctacattgtggtcttgatttatgatagcgcaatcgcagtattctcattatatgtgatgttggattgattgtttatattttataacatgaaatgttatgtgcttgatttatttgtaacatgagatgttatgtgttgataaaTGGTATACGTATAATTCATTTACTTACTacgacctgaccaacgtgaaacatcttttagaagatgccaccaagacgtgatccacgcatgcccactaatgaggcagaacttcaaggaaTCATTGCCGCTGCTATCGCGCAATATGCTGCTTCTCATGCAGAAACCAGTGGAAATATCTCTCAAAaccacggcaataacaatccaccaaattggtgcacttacaagcaattcctcgattgcaagcccgtgaacttcgacggcacaggaggtgctgtagCATTTGTAAGATGGGCTGAGAAGACTGAGTTTGTTCttcgaatgagcaagtgtgctcccgagcaacaagtgacctacatctcagggctatttctggatggagccctatcttggtggaatttgcaagtgcaaactcttggtgaagctgctgcttatgcgatgtcatggaatgagctgaaggagctcatgagaaggaagtactgctcacgtgctgaaATTCAAAAGATGGAGACTGAGTTTtagcatctaaaaatggaaggtcccaagattgcggagtatgttcagagattccacgatctgtcccacgtagtgccatacatggttacaccggagttcaaacgcatcgagcgctttatctggggattagcacctcagattatgagtatggttactacttccaagcccgc belongs to Helianthus annuus cultivar XRQ/B chromosome 5, HanXRQr2.0-SUNRISE, whole genome shotgun sequence and includes:
- the LOC118492173 gene encoding uncharacterized protein LOC118492173; translation: MELAHRAHWAIKTVNADYDEAGKLRKLQLSEIEEIRDEAYECASAYKDKLKKVHDAKLRKKTFEVGQKVWLYNSRLKMFAGKLKSKWMGPYVIRRVGRFGDVDIQDEQTLKQQTVNGHRLKPYLEGNDINNLELDKAGYILRPVEEEQP